The following is a genomic window from Xyrauchen texanus isolate HMW12.3.18 chromosome 6, RBS_HiC_50CHRs, whole genome shotgun sequence.
ATCTTGATTTGGTCTGTTCCACAGAAAGTGCCATTGGGTTGTATATCAATGGAGTGAAGAGTGACTCATCCTGCAGTCTTTCAGTTGGAGATAACCTATCACAAGTTATCGATACCTTGTCCCCCTCCTTATTCTGCTCTGCGGTGTCCATGTCATCTTTCAATGCCTTCTCTCCATCCTTCTCTTCCCCTTCCTCCAGCCTCTCATCTGGCTCTTTGTCAGAGTTTTGTCAGAACTCTCCATCACTTTCAACCCTCTGTGGTCCATCTGTGGAACAACAAGACCTTCTCTTCAGTTGTACACAGCAGCATCAGAACAAACCCCCAGAAGGGTGTGTGTTTGCCAATCAGGAACCTGCTGCTGAATTTCAGATTTGTAACAAGAAGCTTCTACAATTTGAAAACAAGAAGGAACTGCTTCGGTATCTCTGCTCTGACTCAAATGCAACCAATGAGCAAACCAGGCACCTTAATGTTTACAGTAGTCAGACAGTACCATCTAAGGAACTTCCAATACTGCATCAATGTAAGAATGACTTGGGACTGAGCTGGCCACATGGAGATGAGGGAATGAATGGCCACCTTAAGGATAAACAGCCATGTCGGTGGATGGATTGTCAGGCTACTTATGGGCTGAAAGAAGAACTGGTGCAGCACATAGAGAAGGTTCACATAGATCAGCGAAAAGGGGAGGACTTTACCTGCTTCTGGGCAGGATGTGTCCGTCGAAACAAGCCCTTCAATGCTCGATACAAGTTGCTCATTCACATGAGAGTCCATTCTGGTGAGAAACCCAACAAGTGCATGGTGAGTTAAATTTTTACATCCAAATTGTATCCACAAATGGGTATCCCTCTTTTTTTGGGCAGTAAAGGCAAAAATCCCATGTTTTTTAGAGAGAGGTCTATTAGATATGTTAAACATTAACATAAGATTGAGATAGTATGAAAAGTAGCTAGTTGTATACACATTAAATGTCTGTTACCCCCTCCTGACCATTGCAACTGTATCCAGctcatacaaaataatatttttgctatagtctatattgattttaaatctaaaaaaatattatattgtgaaTTATTAACTTATTGGGGGTGTCTCACATTTGCTTAtaaattaatagaaaataaaacaacatataacatttattttgacctCTGGATGtgaacaaacaacattttctgaaggtAAAGTCCACTGACCATTTGGTTGAAACATTCAGATTAGCTTAGCTTTTTTTTAGCAGTTTCAAAGCCTATTTTGTACCCTTTTCTTGGAACTCACTTGAATTTTGAACCAGCCTTTGAACacagtacattttaataatacttATAACTTGTATCAATCAACAAGGATTAACAACTATACAGTTTTAGTTTAAAACTGCCAATTCAGTGATTTAAGTGTTTATAATAGAGAAAATTGGCATGTGGTCCCAATCTCTCTTCATCTCCAAATATTCTGTATTGCAGATTTTAGAGATTTAGAAATATTATTCTTGTTTATATTTCACATACAAATTGTATTTGTGAGAGTTGCCTTCTTGGAGATTGCAATGATTAATATTATCAACTCTTTCCATGACAACTATGGAGAAACAatctttcagttttaaatgtttaagattTTAGACTGATTCATTGCCTCATTGCTTTTAATGCGGTCAACAATTGTCAGTAGAAAGTACTTgcttttttgcaaaaatgtatgctaagttataacaacattttaaacactattaaacacTGTTCCAACTGTTTTGAGATATGCAGAGCATTACGTGCTTTTAGATTTTATGGAAGACAGAAAATAATCTCCTAAATCAAATGAGCAACataagttttcttttctttcttttttttttttttttttttgtgatgtaagGTAGCCATGGGATATAATTTCATCTatttactgttttttgtttttaggttGTTTTTATTTCTTGCTTTAATGATAACCAGAGCACTATAATTCAGGAAGATATCAAATACATATGCTGCTCTCTATTGGCTACCATTATGTGAACAATAAATATTATGTGCTTGTAAGTCATAATGATCTTGACTCATACGTACATAGATTTTGAGTTTGTGACCATCAATCAAGAGtgaataaatatgatttaaaaatgttgtatgtTTTAATATGATTCTTAAAACAGCACAGCcatcaaatataaaataatcagCCATATGGATTTTGTAAAACAATCATGATTGTAGATATATGATGAAAATTCCATTGAAGTatgatataaatgtatacaaaaagTATATTGTGTGCAGTAAGTCTGCTTTTAATATAGACTCTGAGGGTGTTCTTTCTATTCATACACATATATGCAAGAAAAGTGTACTTCACTTGTGAGTGTActttaccaaatgaataaatataaacataaatgtgTACTTACATTTTAAAGTTGTAAACGCAGAGACACAAGATGCTCAATGAAAgctttttcatttttcatataACCTCATCATGACATCACACATGTGATGGccaaaatgtgttttataatttTACAGAATTGCTCCAACCATAAGTCAGCATGACTGCTGCTGCCACCTTGAATCAGCTGGGCTTGTTACTGACTCCCTCGCTGGCCTGTCTCCAACTCAAACATCTTTAGCAGAGGCGTGCTCTAACAGGAATCAGCTTTGAACATGTTCTGTTTAATTAACTTTTAGAGTGGCATGTGTATCTATGAGCGTGTGTGCGGATCTTCAGAAGAGGCCTTTAAATGTGCATGAATTGGGAACATGAATAGCACTTATTACGATTTACAACGAAGGGATGAGAACAGTTTTGTGTGACTTGATATCTATAGTTCCCCAAACAGAATTTTTCATCTTgagtctctgtctctctctctatcatgtCTATCTCTTCCTACTTCTCATTAAATGGATTTGCTATGTACTTTATTAACCCCTGCTTATAGCGCAAATCATTCCGTGGTGTCTGCCACTAAAGCATATGTCATAATTTGCATGCTTATGTGTCTGTACATGGGAATTCAATCAGGGGACCTGAATATATTAAGATGTTATCCTAATTTAGGGCTTTTTCTCATGTGCCTATGTTTATTTGGGTGTTCTCTTGTAGTTTGTAGGCTGTAATAAGGCATTTTCCCGTCTGGAAAACCTAAAGATCCACCTACGCAGCCACACTGGTGAGAAGCCTTACATATGCCAGCACCCCGGCTGTCTCAAAGCCTTCAGCAACTCCAGTGATCGAGCCAAACACCAGCggacacacctggacacagtacgTATGACAATGCCATTCTCACTGTCCAGTAGGTCAATACACAAGCCATAAATTAATGTcttaacaaatataataaatataaatatgtatggatgtatgtatttctttttaaatcatGAAATATGTTCACCATGAATATACACTCAATAGCCACTTTATTATGCACACTTTGTTGAATTCATGCCATGAAGATCTTAGGCTTTTTTGGGGGCAAATAAGGTCCAACCTAGAAAAGTATACAATATTTATGAATTGGCCGCTAATTGTATATTAAAATCAGAGGCATCATGCACTTTTCCTGAGGGGGCACCAGTCATTGTACTGATTCACTTAGTGCTGTAGCTGAGATAAGACATGGccaaagaaaaaaagagacatttttaaCAACTTTGTTGTTCTTTGTATAAATGTAAGGTGTATTAGTCTAGTGCTACAGTTGCCATCTAGTGCAGGGGTTTCAAACTAGGTTCCGGGGCCAAATAGGGGTACTAGGGGGTCCCTGGAAATTTCGGGGAACaataactgaaaaacaaaaaataattaattaattaattaattaattaattaattcattaatttaacaACATCCTACTATATCTTAATATAGCTTGTGGCTTTCGTAAAATGGcaatataaaagccaattatttaatgttgtctttataatgtcatgtttacaattttttttacacactATAAATGGGTCTTTgtacatgaaaatatatagttgaagtcataagtttacatacaccttagccaaatacatgtaAACTCAGTGTTTCACAATTGCTGAcgtttaatcgtagaaaacattccctgtcttaggtcagttaggatcacttctttatttttagaatgtgaaatgtcagaataatagtagagagaatgatttatttcagcttttattcctttcatcacattcccagtgggtcagaagtttacatacactttgtcagtatttggtagcgttgccttttaaattgtttaacttgggtcaaatgtttagtgtagccttccacaagcttctcacaataagttgctggaattttagcccattcctccagacagaactggtgtatctgagtcaggtttgtatgcctccttgcttgcacatgctttttctgtgctgcccacatattttctaatggattgaggtcagggctttgtgatgcccactccaaaaccttgactttgttgtccttaagccattttgacacaactttggaggtatgcttggggtcattgtacaGTTTAAAGGCTCATTTgggaccaagctttaacttcctggctgatgtcttgagattgtcgtgtcaatatatccacataattttccttactcatgatgcaatctattttgtgaagtgcaccagtccctcctgcagaaaagcaccccacaacacgatgctgccaccctcatgcttcacggttgggatggtgtttttcggcttggaagcctcaccctttttcctccaaacataacgatagtcattatggccaaacagttcagtttTTGATTCATTAGAACAGaggacatttcttaaaaaaatcagACCTTTGTCCCCaagtgcatttgcaaactgtagtctgcctTTCGTAtggtagttttggagcagtggctactTCCATGcagagcagcctttcaagttatgtcgatataggacttgttttagtgtggatatatatacttgtctacccgtttcctcctcttcacaaggtcctttgctgttgttctgagattgatttgcactttttgcaccaaactacattaatctcttggagacagaatgtgtctcttttCTGAGaaatatgatggctgtgtggtcccatggtgcatacttgcatactattgattgtacagatgaacgtggtactttcaggcatttggaaattgttcccaaggatgaaccagatttgtggaggtccacaatttttttccccatgatgtcaagcaaatagGCACAAAGTatgaaggtaggctttaaaatacatccacaggtacacctccaattcagtaaacctcctatcagaagctaattgtctaaaggcttgacataattttctggaattgtccaagctgcttaaaggcactgttaaattaatgtatgtaaacttctgaccctttcgaattttgatatagtcaattaaaagtgaaacaatctgtctgtaaacaattgtttgaaaagtTCATGTGCAAAagtcatgcacaaagttgatatcctaaaagacttgccaaaactatagtttgctaatatttaatgtatttaatgtacaaaaatgtgttttaatgacttcaacctaagtgtatgtaaacttctgacttcaactgtatacagtAGATGCCTTTATACTTTAAGAAGGGGGTCCTTTACAAGGGGACCACCATATTTGGGGATCCTTGGtatcaaaaatgtttaaaaccCCTGGTCTGGCGTGCAAGGAGTCCcaggttaaaataaaaaaaaatatatatatattttaatgttaatacatACAATTTCATAATAAAGCATCTACATTTGACAGCCATTAATCACCATgcaatttcattgtatggtaaaaaAGAATTACATTGGAAATCCATTTGGCTCAAAAAATGCGAGAGGGTccgcatttacatttattcattaggAAGGCgtttttatacaaagcaacttgcAATTGAATCAGGGTATACCTTATTCCAGTATATGTGTTTCCTGGGAGTCAGATCCACAGCCTTGGCATTTCTAGTGCCATGCTCTATTGTATGGACCACAGGATGTAGCAATGGGCATGTGTCCCCTCAGTCTGAATGGTTAAAATATGTTCATTAGCTCTTTCTGTTTACATGTTTAAACgaaatgcactttaaattaatgtatttctcCTCACGTCTTTGCCTTTGTCTTCCTACTCTAAGGCATTAGGGTATAATCAACCATATCACCACTAATGAAAACAACCAAGTGAGGGAAGCTTACTTGTCATTTTCTCCAGATGTTGTAGTCCTCTAAAATAacggatttatttacaataaattcagAGTAAGGAATTATAGTCTATCACTGCGGAGAGATCTTCTTTCACTTTAATGACTTGAGGGAAAAAAAGAGCACCACTTCAGCGGCTACCAGTCCTTGTTGCTCATCTCTCTACAGCTTTACCACTTTAGGTCATGTGCCAGCCTGTAAAGCTGTGTAACAACCAGCCCTTGAGTGATATCTGTTTCCACAGCACACTTAAATCAACAGAGCTGATTTATTCACAGTAGGGTGGTTTCATTCACTGCTGTCAGTAAGCTTTTGATGGCAGCTGTGGCACTTAAGATTTTGTTTGACACTTAAGGTTttgttaaggttttttttttacactttgtttGTTAAGCTCACCCAAACTCCAGTTCATGATGTTCATGCATCTGATGAACTTTGTTGTTCTTTCCTGAATTATTTCAAGTAAAAGTTGAATGCTGTCCACCAGTGCTTTATAGATGAGGCttcagattttagttttttgccAGACCACTCCTCAAACTTCTGGAGAAACAGAGATTCTGTCATCTCTGCACCTATCTCATATTTCATAAATAGATCGGTTTTACATTTCAGTGCAAAATTATCAGTCACCTACTGTTTCCCTGAAATTAGGTGTCCCTCAGGGATTGGTTCTTGGACCTCTACTATTCATTATATATGTACTGCCTTTAGGTCAActcattcaccgccactgtttCAGTAACCGCTCTACTATGGGTGGCAGGTCATTCAGTTTAGTAGCACCTTATATATGGAATTCACTCTGACAATTCACAGCATTTCTTCTATCACTGAGTTTAAATCTCAGcttaaaacttttttgttttctcagtgtTATTTATCTTAATGTGTTATGTATTCACTCTCAATGACTGTGCTATCTGAACtgtgtctttgtttgtgtatTATTGTGTTACTATTTTAAAGTACCCTTGAGTtctggaaaggcactatataaattaaATTGTATCAAGTCTACATTAGTGGAGCACATTTGTGTGAGTGATTGTTCAGGGTTGTTATCTTTGTcactttgttattaatttaaacaatgtttaatcCTCAGCGTGAAGACATTAGGAAAGTTATTACATTTCACTTTTCTTCTTTCTCACCCAACTCTCTATGACAATCATGCTTTCTGAATGCGCAGTTGAAACTTATGTTTCCATGTCATTACTACTTAATAGCCTTGCCGCTGTTTTCAGAATTTGTACAGCACAGGGTGACGTGTGGTTAATGTTTAGAATGGACAGATGTGGCGATATCCTAATATTTACAAAGTCGGTTTTGTGTATCCCCCGCACCTGTGTCACATCCTGTTGAGGATGAGTTTGATGTATGTATGCTATGTGAAGCATCTGAAATACTCATCATTTTTTCCATAGTTCTAAAGTCATGAACGGTTCTAGAGACATTGTAAGTTTAGAAACCTGAGTAGTTCTATAATTTTCATAACactataaatgataattttttttatgtatcttaTATCTTATAACTAATGTATTGTGGTAcatattaattttttatattttaacccTCTAGATAGTTTTGACCTGAGATTTTTCGGGGGAAACAAtgcttacattttggagaaatgttgccattattttccaataaatgaataaattttttacaaatagacattttaaaaaaagtatgAATTTCTCTTCTGAACCAATTTATGTTTCATTTATGAATTgggaaatatttatacatttggaGCACtttctcattaaaaatgattttctttttttttctccccaatttggaatgcccaattcccaatgtgctctaggtcctcgtggtggcgtagtgacccacctcaatctgggtggcagaggacaaatctgcATTTGAGacaatcaatccacgcatcttatcacgtggcttgttgagcgcgttaccgcagagacctaacgcgtatggaggcttcatgctattctccgcggcatccactcacaactcgcCACActccccactgagagcaaaccacattatggccaccacgaggatgttaccccatgtgtcaCTACCTTCCAGCAACCTATTggctgcttaggaagcctgactggagtcactcagcatgccctggattcgaacttgcgactccatatgtgatagtcagcatctatacttgctgagctacccaggccccccgttttcatttaatattgatcATTCTCACTGTCAGAGTAGTTGTGCGCACTCCTTTTTGGCCTTTCGGTAAAATACAACTATGTTAATTTTTCTAAACATatgaaacaaataataattatgttatttattcataaatacaaaaccacttacaaataaataaaaactacaatAATATAATTGATGCCACTATCTATAAAAAGTCCCGGTGAGGAAATGTAATTTCATTCATACTTCCCATTTTTGCTTTAATAAAGTTGatctgtgaacacacacacacacacacacacacacacacacacacacacacacacacacacacacacacacacacacacacacacatctattaaAATTAGCAATGATGCAGCATAAAAATCCAGATGTACTGTAGAAGAAATGTGTTTAATATTGaaattttcaggggcatttcaGCATGATTGCATCTTTCCTGTAAGGGTGACCCTTGTCAAAacacagaaaatgtaatgttacatgGCTTAAAAACAGAATGTTATTAAAAAACTGCCCTTTTAATTCCAACAATGCAATTtaagaataattattttttgCCATATGCCAACGCTGTGCCATATAGGGATATTTTCATTCATTAGTTCACTGTTCATAAAGCAGTTAATTCTAATGCATCTGAGTGACTAATAATTCATGATTTTCTCTTCTGCTGTGGCTCGTGCTTCATTCATTTTTGTCGTACTCCTTGCAGAAGCCATATGCTTGTCAGCTCCCAGGGTGCACCAAACGCTATACGGACCCCAGCTCTTTGCGCAAACACGTCAAGGCCCACTTCAGTAAAGCCCTGCAGGCACAGGACAAGGTAACATTCTTAAGTGTTTGTTAGTTTTATATCAAGAGTCTCATTATAACTTAATCTAAAATAACATGCAATGTGCATATAATTTGATAAGCTTAATGACCTGAAAAATGAAGTCACATCGTTTAATGCATTAACTTCATCACTAATCTTCTATATCCCAGGGATCCTTAATGAAAATGCCTATTGTTTTATGGGCTGTTCCTGCTCTCAAACAAAGAAGAATGAGGCAGATCTTTGTGTATTCCCATGGCTTTGGAACTCTAAGCAAGAGCACATGTGTTCCCGACCCGTAATATAGTTAATAAGCAGTGCAGTGATGTTCCTCAGGAGGCCAGATGTGACATGCAAATAACAAACATGTTCACCACCAGCTCCACTGAATGCTGCAATGAATCAGGAACAGAAAGTTGTTTCAGCCACAATGGGACTTTGTTGCACTCAGTCAGACAGTATCTCTTTCCAGAGATGTGTTCTGAGCAATAGGCTGTGTTGTCTGCTTTATCAGAGTAGCACATCAGAGGTATAGCGgtgactggggctagttgtcacaatggTAAGTTGTCACTAGGGCTATATCTCAGGAATGTTAATATTTAGTCTACTGGAAGTTTTGTATATTAGTCTCAAATACCTAGTTCAAAACCCCTCTTAAATTAGAAACATTTATGTGAATTCTGCCCTCAAAAGGGACATTTTTTACCATCATCATATTTTTGGaatagctcttgggtaaacaagtgaagaTAATCAAATCACACTAGCATACATTaaggcaagggtcaactatattAATAAAGCAGATGTTTACCAAAAGGTTTTAATTTGTTCTAAAGAAAAAAGACAGTTTTCATGAATGTCAGGTCGGaccattttattaaatttttaacaGGGCAGGTTGTCACGTGTTGTGAATgtcataaatgtatacaatttatcgaaattttcttccattcatttttgttgtttcagttgttttttgcttaatacaaattttgtttaataattgttttactatttacatttaaacaagccTATAAACAAGGATATTTAATGCAGGTGTGGTTTAAAAGAAAGGCATAGATTTTATTCTGTGTTACATAAGTGAATGTAGTGTTGTGTTATGGGGAATGTGTCCCTCCACTGGTTTCATGACAGATTCGATTATGACAACTTTCCCCATATAGTCTGACAACATTCCCCACTACTGGGGTGAGTTTCAAAAAAGGTTAATGCATGTTCagtcaactatatatatatatatatatatatatatatatatatatatatatatatatatatatatatatatatatatatatatatatatattcctgggCATTAATGGTGAAAATGTTAAACTGCTTTTTTTGTAGTCGAGACATAAGTATCTGGCTATACAGTAATTGATTTTAAACATTCACTGGAGTTAAAAGTGTGACATCTTGCCCTGGTCTCCACTATTTATATGCTTTCTGTGGTACGACAGGGCCAGCTACGTAATAAGGTGGAGCAGGAAGTTGTGGATGTGTGCTTTGGCCTGCAGCATCTCCATGGATCTACTCCTTCAGTACACATCCCAGACCACAGGTGTTCCAGCTCCCTCACTAAGATTCATCAGGAAAGCTTTACTGGTAGGTTTATTCTTGAATGGTCTTCGTGTGCCTTCACTGAATTGAGCTTTTGACTTTGGTAGAAGGCCTGAGAACCCTTTCAAGAGCTTGTATTGTACTACTGAATGTAAAAGTACCAAATAATTCCTGCGTACATTGTGTAAGACTttctgtatgacttgctttcttccttggaacacataaggagaaaTTTGGAAAATTAGACTGTAATGGTCACTGATTTTCATGCCgttaaaattaacaaaaactTTAGCATTCCTGCCTAGCTCTCTTTGTCACATTTATGAAAGAAGTAGCGATGTCCGATTTGCAATCGAATAATTTATTTTGAGTTCCATCTTTTCAATTGATTGGTTATCACAAAACCGGCCTGAATGATTCATTAACAAATCAGCTCATTGAGCCTTTTTGCATGAACACCAATCAAATGATAACTCACataaatcagcttatttaaaaaatccaaCAAAGCATGAAACGCATGTTTACGTGACATTTGAAATAACCGAGTTATTCTCAGTTTTTGAcgtcaaaccgtgaagaggcatGTGCACAACGTGTGAGTACATTGGATAAGTCCGTAAGAACTCTGGTAAAAGCATT
Proteins encoded in this region:
- the LOC127645416 gene encoding zinc finger protein 432-like, which codes for MHQNILRYLENHNRCGTTENRLRGQNPLIAELEQCGLVSHSNHEEYFLNGHLDQTVHMEGLKMCKLSESPVSITTDDLDLVCSTESAIGLYINGVKSDSSCSLSVGDNLSQVIDTLSPSLFCSAVSMSSFNAFSPSFSSPSSSLSSGSLSEFCQNSPSLSTLCGPSVEQQDLLFSCTQQHQNKPPEGCVFANQEPAAEFQICNKKLLQFENKKELLRYLCSDSNATNEQTRHLNVYSSQTVPSKELPILHQCKNDLGLSWPHGDEGMNGHLKDKQPCRWMDCQATYGLKEELVQHIEKVHIDQRKGEDFTCFWAGCVRRNKPFNARYKLLIHMRVHSGEKPNKCMFVGCNKAFSRLENLKIHLRSHTGEKPYICQHPGCLKAFSNSSDRAKHQRTHLDTKPYACQLPGCTKRYTDPSSLRKHVKAHFSKALQAQDKGQLRNKVEQEVVDVCFGLQHLHGSTPSVHIPDHRCSSSLTKIHQESFTAYSADDESFSRVLSGSINMNLEQSTRHCSISLHNHLPNNKINQPRLSPLVCGISLVSGTNELHAVSDKHNFILNPHQKLNQMFNEVPINHQVFQATFNGVEQICSNGRDDLHNFDQNGFPLTCINSSGHILTQDAQPVSGHHPPPCSSWDL